Proteins encoded together in one Candidatus Bathyarchaeota archaeon window:
- a CDS encoding ABC transporter permease: protein MERKARAILTILMVVIGASLVTALRGMTAGTYEYVVGQFGLLGANVVIVLPASSSFRMTETVKDRLARVENVLEAVPFIQNLVLMEAHGESKQVPLIGIDQSKLPLIFPSIRVYRGKFISYQDSTGILLGYSVAYPSGESKPFASYGESITIYYSSEEDGREVLKKRPFRVRGVLEYVGTSTFFIPVDRMACISLPAANSLFERRGVYDGMFIVVEDQNLVDRVVEDIRRIYTTSLEIYSAKTIIQTAENVMSSIELMMSSVAAVSLIVAAVGILASLYTSVLERTKEIGLLKALGFKSRHVMGLFLGEAAIVGVTGGTLGNTFGVLLAHALSLAIGRFRERAYTELFAIPYTPPIFKTETFIYVWIFTVILSVLSGVYPAWRAARLDPVEALRRE, encoded by the coding sequence ATGGAGAGGAAGGCCAGGGCCATATTAACGATTCTGATGGTAGTCATAGGGGCTAGCCTAGTCACGGCTTTAAGGGGCATGACCGCGGGAACCTACGAGTACGTCGTAGGCCAATTCGGTCTATTGGGGGCTAACGTCGTGATAGTCCTCCCTGCCTCCAGCTCATTTAGGATGACGGAGACCGTGAAGGATAGGCTTGCCCGTGTGGAAAACGTCTTAGAAGCAGTTCCGTTCATACAGAACTTGGTCCTTATGGAGGCTCACGGGGAATCCAAGCAGGTGCCGCTCATCGGGATAGATCAATCTAAGCTACCTTTGATATTCCCGAGCATAAGGGTCTACCGGGGAAAGTTCATAAGCTACCAGGATTCCACGGGAATCCTCCTAGGGTATTCTGTAGCTTATCCATCGGGGGAGTCCAAGCCCTTCGCATCCTACGGCGAATCGATCACCATATATTATAGTAGCGAAGAAGATGGTAGGGAGGTTCTGAAGAAACGTCCATTTAGGGTTAGAGGCGTACTCGAATACGTCGGGACCTCGACTTTCTTCATCCCCGTCGATAGGATGGCCTGCATATCGCTTCCAGCGGCGAACTCGCTGTTCGAGAGGAGAGGCGTCTACGACGGCATGTTCATAGTAGTTGAGGATCAGAATCTCGTGGATAGGGTGGTTGAAGATATAAGGAGAATATACACGACCAGTTTAGAGATATATTCAGCTAAGACGATAATTCAAACCGCTGAGAACGTGATGAGCTCGATAGAGTTGATGATGAGCAGCGTCGCCGCCGTATCCCTCATAGTTGCGGCCGTGGGCATTCTAGCATCCCTCTACACCTCAGTCCTGGAAAGGACCAAGGAGATAGGGTTATTGAAGGCTTTAGGATTCAAAAGCAGACATGTAATGGGCCTCTTCCTAGGGGAGGCTGCGATCGTAGGCGTCACAGGAGGTACCCTTGGAAACACGTTCGGGGTGCTCTTGGCCCATGCCCTTTCATTGGCCATAGGTAGGTTTAGGGAACGTGCATACACGGAGCTCTTCGCCATACCATATACCCCCCCGATATTTAAGACTGAAACATTCATTTACGTATGGATCTTCACGGTGATTCTAAGCGTCCTCTCAGGAGTTTATCCTGCATGGAGGGCTGCGAGGCTAGACCCCGTAGAAGCACTTAGAAGAGAGTAG
- a CDS encoding DNRLRE domain-containing protein — MRKGKAYGLLPLLGIMFMLASMLMVLGGSEEETIVIQPCLSNNISIMRNNDHSSMEQPLVVSSGCRTDGRQPSDERGLLKFDLSEIPKGWRVKEARLELYVIGTYIWDEGREEWQPTPSLTRLIYVNRLIKDWKGWSFTYWSYSNFPDSSWDNPGGDFNPSNAKVNFEHPGSWNLWMVTEDVREWYELEEPNYGWLLKDAEEGSKIGYRVEYMNWFYVWDVKYSPKLVVHLVKDGWWMFGQFGLNVDGLRFVPYMCCVEPFRVITAIRERVN, encoded by the coding sequence TTGCGTAAGGGGAAGGCTTATGGGCTGCTCCCATTGCTGGGTATAATGTTCATGCTCGCTTCCATGCTGATGGTTCTAGGAGGCTCAGAGGAGGAGACCATTGTAATCCAGCCATGCCTCTCAAATAACATCTCTATAATGAGGAACAACGACCATTCCAGTATGGAGCAACCCCTGGTCGTGTCCTCTGGGTGTAGAACCGATGGGAGGCAACCCAGCGACGAGAGGGGCCTGCTTAAATTTGACCTCTCGGAGATCCCCAAGGGTTGGCGTGTGAAGGAGGCCCGCCTGGAATTATACGTAATAGGCACGTACATATGGGATGAGGGGAGAGAGGAGTGGCAGCCCACCCCGTCCCTGACCAGGCTCATATACGTGAATCGTTTAATTAAAGATTGGAAAGGTTGGAGTTTCACGTATTGGAGCTACTCCAACTTCCCAGACTCTTCATGGGATAACCCTGGAGGAGACTTCAACCCTTCGAATGCGAAGGTGAACTTCGAACATCCCGGCTCTTGGAACCTCTGGATGGTGACAGAGGATGTTAGGGAATGGTATGAGCTGGAAGAACCAAATTACGGGTGGTTGCTTAAAGATGCTGAGGAAGGGAGCAAGATAGGCTATCGTGTAGAGTACATGAACTGGTTTTACGTATGGGATGTGAAATACTCTCCTAAGCTTGTGGTTCACCTCGTTAAAGATGGTTGGTGGATGTTTGGACAGTTCGGGCTCAATGTTGATGGTCTCCGGTTCGTCCCTTATATGTGCTGCGTTGAGCCGTTTCGGGTTATAACGGCCATCCGGGAACGAGTGAATTGA
- a CDS encoding Gfo/Idh/MocA family oxidoreductase, with product MPAVEKKVGVAVIGTGFVGGQAHVPSFRKIPGSELVALGARTEKRVAKLAKKYEVKYYLDYKELIRDPKVDALVIATPTPFHFPVALEALKNGKHVLCEMPVAPKLSEVEELKKEAEKAGVVFMPVLNFRFTPNYVKAKALIDEGAVGKVVAASFKESIGAKVLAAQWPADSWAWDAKMSGGYPDFTLSVWSIDLLRWLFDAEYEAVEWKSNYTPLREEYGGIIGYNTMGLVKLSNGVVASLHYSCTVTPAETSSRLEIYGDNTCSLYAEGNDKLILVGEEPTRREWRFQEPGPRVWGHYQLDEHFIKCILGEEKPKITMDDAIKAQEVASRMVK from the coding sequence ATGCCGGCTGTGGAGAAAAAGGTGGGAGTGGCCGTTATAGGAACCGGTTTCGTCGGAGGCCAAGCCCATGTGCCTTCATTCAGGAAAATCCCTGGTTCCGAGCTCGTCGCCCTCGGAGCTAGAACCGAGAAGAGGGTCGCAAAACTCGCTAAGAAGTATGAAGTTAAGTATTATTTAGATTATAAGGAACTTATCAGGGATCCTAAGGTTGACGCCTTAGTGATAGCTACACCAACGCCGTTCCATTTCCCAGTGGCCCTGGAGGCCTTGAAGAATGGGAAACACGTGCTCTGCGAGATGCCCGTGGCTCCAAAACTCTCAGAGGTCGAAGAGCTTAAAAAAGAGGCGGAGAAGGCGGGTGTAGTCTTCATGCCCGTATTGAATTTCCGTTTCACGCCGAACTATGTGAAGGCTAAGGCCCTCATAGATGAGGGAGCTGTGGGGAAGGTAGTGGCAGCCTCATTCAAGGAGTCCATAGGGGCTAAGGTCCTAGCGGCCCAATGGCCGGCCGACTCCTGGGCCTGGGACGCGAAGATGAGCGGCGGATACCCCGACTTCACATTATCAGTTTGGTCTATAGACCTGTTAAGGTGGCTCTTCGACGCCGAATACGAAGCAGTAGAATGGAAGTCTAATTATACCCCTTTAAGGGAGGAATACGGCGGAATAATAGGATACAACACCATGGGGTTGGTGAAGCTCTCTAATGGAGTAGTGGCATCTCTCCACTACAGTTGTACTGTAACCCCCGCGGAGACTTCGAGTAGGCTTGAAATATATGGCGACAATACCTGCTCCCTCTACGCGGAGGGGAACGATAAGTTGATACTTGTTGGGGAGGAGCCGACCAGGCGGGAGTGGAGGTTCCAGGAGCCCGGCCCAAGGGTATGGGGACACTACCAACTGGACGAACACTTCATAAAATGTATCCTAGGCGAGGAGAAGCCCAAGATCACCATGGACGACGCTATAAAAGCTCAGGAAGTCGCATCTAGGATGGTAAAGTAA
- a CDS encoding M48 family metalloprotease — protein sequence MSLVKLRASMIGTLAALIGLSTLFFTVILSLLGTANLAVLAGFVVIFNLLQWLIAPYIIEAMYGVKEMPEAGNSRIYGMVERLCRRIGIPTPKLMLSNIPIPNAFAYGSPLTGSRVALTRGLLETLEEEEVEAVIGHELGHIKHKDMQVMMFASVIPAIFYYIGYSLMFSGWQGGYSGRRDRDQGGAALLGMGALAAYWILSLFVLGLSRLREYYADRLSAESVDDGARKLSEALAKISTYTGKIKRRYGGIGSLGSFKALFIDDPDKAEINAEILSRGALRDEALVHEILRRRVTLADRIMEVFSTHPNIVKRLKALRELQR from the coding sequence ATGAGCCTAGTTAAGCTCAGGGCCTCCATGATAGGTACTTTAGCTGCGCTGATCGGTTTATCGACCCTCTTCTTCACGGTTATCCTCTCCCTATTAGGCACGGCGAACTTGGCGGTACTAGCTGGCTTCGTGGTCATATTCAACCTACTTCAATGGCTCATCGCTCCATACATCATAGAGGCAATGTATGGAGTGAAGGAGATGCCTGAAGCCGGAAACTCTAGGATATATGGTATGGTCGAGAGGCTTTGCAGGAGGATAGGAATTCCAACCCCTAAATTGATGCTCTCCAATATTCCGATACCAAACGCTTTCGCATACGGCTCTCCGCTTACGGGTAGTAGAGTAGCCCTAACAAGGGGGCTGCTCGAAACCTTAGAGGAGGAGGAGGTGGAGGCCGTGATCGGCCATGAACTGGGACATATAAAACATAAGGATATGCAGGTCATGATGTTCGCATCAGTGATCCCCGCCATATTCTACTACATAGGATATTCACTGATGTTTTCGGGATGGCAGGGCGGATACAGTGGGAGGAGGGATAGGGACCAGGGAGGGGCTGCACTCTTAGGCATGGGAGCCTTGGCGGCTTATTGGATATTAAGCCTCTTCGTCTTGGGTTTAAGCAGGCTCAGGGAGTACTACGCCGATAGGTTGAGCGCGGAATCCGTGGATGACGGAGCCAGAAAGTTGTCGGAGGCCCTAGCAAAGATATCGACGTATACAGGCAAAATTAAGCGGAGATATGGGGGCATAGGCAGCCTCGGAAGCTTCAAGGCATTATTCATAGATGACCCTGATAAAGCTGAGATTAATGCTGAAATACTCTCGAGGGGGGCTCTCCGAGATGAAGCCTTGGTCCATGAGATACTCAGGAGAAGAGTTACTCTGGCGGATAGGATAATGGAAGTTTTCTCGACCCATCCAAACATAGTGAAGAGGCTTAAAGCCCTCCGAGAGCTACAGAGGTAG
- a CDS encoding zinc-ribbon domain-containing protein produces MSEKGSYISYQAIIGKQVVDMKGALIGEVGDLAFDFKKPEIILRVKTKTREEVEIPSSDVLSVEDLILLKKEVKLPRVEAEMAPPSTIQLRPPEARVPEPVPTIICPNCGARAPSRAKYCPKCGNKLK; encoded by the coding sequence ATGAGCGAGAAAGGGAGTTATATAAGTTACCAGGCCATAATCGGAAAGCAAGTCGTCGACATGAAAGGGGCTCTGATAGGCGAAGTGGGCGATTTAGCTTTTGACTTCAAGAAGCCTGAGATAATCTTGAGGGTTAAGACTAAGACTAGGGAGGAGGTGGAGATACCCTCCTCGGATGTGCTGTCCGTGGAAGACCTCATCCTCCTGAAGAAGGAGGTTAAACTACCTAGGGTGGAGGCCGAGATGGCTCCACCGTCCACGATCCAACTCCGCCCCCCAGAGGCGAGGGTCCCAGAACCCGTCCCGACCATAATATGTCCAAATTGCGGCGCTAGAGCCCCCAGCCGCGCCAAGTACTGTCCAAAATGTGGAAATAAGCTTAAATAA
- a CDS encoding zinc-ribbon domain-containing protein yields MSDFTRKDIMVDENLSRILNVPVGSYVSFADVTKKVYSYIKVNNLIRRVEEEGRGGGTGKFCFKCGAGLPPKAKFCDKCGVMQ; encoded by the coding sequence ATGAGCGATTTCACAAGAAAAGATATCATGGTAGATGAGAATTTATCGAGGATACTGAATGTCCCTGTGGGCTCCTACGTGAGCTTCGCGGATGTCACCAAAAAAGTTTACAGTTATATTAAGGTTAATAACCTGATAAGAAGAGTTGAGGAGGAGGGACGGGGAGGGGGGACTGGAAAATTCTGCTTCAAATGCGGTGCGGGGCTTCCTCCTAAAGCCAAGTTCTGCGATAAATGTGGTGTAATGCAATAG
- a CDS encoding hydroxymethylglutaryl-CoA synthase — protein MAEVGIVGYGVYIPASRVDTLKIVERREKGRKDLPDLIAKVRDGLLLRYKAIADPNEDVTTLATEAAENALIMGGIEPEDVGSVIVGSESKPYAVGSTARHVASFIGVGTKAYVSDIEGACNAGLQAVNFIRAQISSGEVKYGLAIGSDIAQAPKGDPLEYATGAGAAAFLLGNGKESVAGIVDMAPYSSLFMDFWRREGYPVPRHFGKTTVESYIRHVTGAISMLLKRHKNLALSNFKYITFHQPSGYMPLKTCRTLLESPEEYITEGDIRERAKLTKEEIQEKVMPWLKVVEIGNTYSASTMIGIASILDKAEPDEDVLAVSYGSGAYAIAMWLKTREPLPKRRGRVPGVEDYIRRGYEISPPLYEKYMKYHVADGKRTLPYPRIIGRIEPSTDSVLQLQICEGCRRIYYPPREKCLEWECEGPLRIHEFPVRAKLLDYLRIPLRGRLLSKYDIFKGGYVPLVDLNKEDLKEGLELEAVIRRISVEGTDGLIHYGVCYRPIFRAGRRSIKG, from the coding sequence TTGGCTGAGGTAGGCATCGTAGGATACGGCGTATACATACCGGCTAGTAGAGTTGATACCTTAAAGATAGTTGAGAGACGTGAGAAGGGAAGAAAGGATCTTCCCGATCTGATAGCGAAGGTTAGGGACGGGCTCCTCCTGAGGTACAAGGCGATAGCGGATCCTAATGAGGACGTGACAACTCTCGCAACGGAGGCCGCCGAGAACGCCCTAATCATGGGAGGGATAGAGCCTGAAGATGTGGGATCGGTGATCGTGGGTTCCGAGTCCAAACCTTACGCCGTGGGATCCACAGCGAGGCACGTCGCCTCTTTCATAGGCGTAGGTACGAAGGCCTACGTCTCAGACATAGAGGGGGCATGTAACGCAGGACTCCAGGCGGTTAACTTCATCAGAGCCCAAATATCCTCCGGCGAAGTTAAATATGGCTTAGCTATAGGCTCGGATATCGCTCAAGCCCCCAAGGGGGATCCCCTAGAGTATGCCACAGGGGCAGGGGCTGCAGCTTTCCTCCTTGGAAATGGAAAGGAAAGCGTGGCTGGAATAGTGGATATGGCACCCTACTCAAGCCTATTCATGGATTTCTGGAGGAGGGAGGGCTACCCTGTTCCACGGCACTTCGGGAAGACAACCGTAGAATCATATATTAGGCATGTGACGGGGGCGATATCCATGCTTTTGAAGAGACATAAAAACCTGGCCCTCTCCAACTTCAAATATATAACCTTCCATCAGCCTTCAGGCTACATGCCCCTGAAGACTTGCAGGACGCTATTGGAGTCACCTGAAGAGTATATAACTGAAGGGGACATCCGGGAGCGCGCAAAGCTTACGAAGGAGGAGATCCAAGAGAAGGTAATGCCGTGGCTTAAAGTGGTGGAGATAGGTAACACTTACTCCGCCTCCACCATGATAGGTATAGCCTCGATACTCGACAAAGCTGAGCCCGATGAGGATGTGCTGGCGGTATCCTATGGGTCAGGGGCATATGCGATAGCCATGTGGCTTAAGACTAGGGAGCCCCTCCCAAAGAGGAGGGGCCGCGTCCCAGGGGTTGAAGATTATATAAGACGTGGATATGAGATAAGCCCTCCGCTATATGAGAAATATATGAAGTATCACGTCGCGGATGGGAAGCGTACACTCCCCTACCCGAGGATCATAGGAAGGATAGAACCCTCCACAGACTCCGTCCTCCAGCTGCAAATCTGCGAGGGCTGCAGAAGAATCTATTATCCCCCTAGAGAGAAGTGCCTAGAATGGGAGTGCGAAGGCCCCCTGAGGATCCATGAGTTTCCTGTTAGGGCTAAACTACTCGATTATTTGAGGATACCGTTAAGGGGGAGGCTACTCTCGAAATACGATATATTCAAAGGGGGCTACGTACCCCTGGTAGACCTTAACAAGGAGGATCTAAAGGAGGGCTTAGAGCTCGAGGCCGTAATAAGGAGGATATCGGTTGAGGGGACGGATGGTTTAATCCATTATGGCGTATGTTACCGTCCCATATTTAGAGCCGGTAGGAGATCGATTAAGGGCTGA
- the cdhC gene encoding CO dehydrogenase/CO-methylating acetyl-CoA synthase complex subunit beta → MLFKEFLILARDGAEKILSRAVDAVSKATEQLGKDAEIILPGTVYGLPLIYGLTGRKLGTLEELRGELVSTKLLAMKKDELTSLYNSGLAALMAMEVFEAIKYSTVKDHPKPYLGFISDTLFRELSLSLADGTVPGIAILTGRADEGEVRSLVEELRDRSLLTLLAGPIIGSVEKAGYELGLDFKLAALGEEYSSIVYAADLLVRTPLMFGGVEAGDREEILSYVKHRVPAFMIVLKELSEVTASIMAGFAGLGVPIVTDVEVPQIPRLILEVEDYRKAVEMGCEVKGIKVKRIVKPPIPVDYGPSFEGERIRRENMYVEFGGGRTEAFELVRIRGPSEVSDGRIDLFGLDLEGFSEGSAAPLGIIVDLAGKDVEKDLEAVLERRIHQFLNRCKGLMHIGSRDEIWIRISKEAVESGFKIRNIGDILYAMYHSTFPRIVEKVQVSIITDPSQVSKMLGEARLLYMERDKKVEELTEEEVDAFYGCTLCQSFAPTHVCVITPERISLCGATSWLDAKISYKLDPSGPNFIVHKGRCLDPIRGEWTGVNETVLSKSHGSTRQVYLHSMFGYPHTSCGCFEAIAFYIPEVDGIGVVHRGFKEATVNGMTFSTMAGFCGGGKQVEGFLGIGTNYLRSRKFLTADGGFKRIVWMTEELKEKVRESIPRGLYAKIATERGASTIEGLRKFLEEAGHPVVQRWSRGKPASSNN, encoded by the coding sequence TTGCTCTTTAAAGAATTTTTAATTTTAGCTCGAGATGGTGCGGAGAAAATTTTAAGCAGAGCCGTCGACGCGGTCTCAAAGGCCACGGAGCAGCTGGGGAAGGACGCTGAAATAATCCTCCCAGGAACCGTTTATGGACTACCGCTAATCTACGGGCTCACGGGCAGAAAGCTCGGCACACTGGAGGAGCTCCGCGGGGAGCTCGTATCAACTAAGCTGCTAGCCATGAAAAAGGATGAATTGACGAGCCTATACAACTCCGGCTTAGCCGCCTTGATGGCGATGGAGGTGTTTGAGGCGATAAAATACTCTACGGTGAAGGATCATCCCAAACCTTACCTCGGATTCATCTCGGATACCCTATTCAGGGAGCTAAGCCTCAGTTTGGCCGACGGGACTGTGCCAGGGATAGCGATCCTGACAGGTAGGGCTGATGAGGGGGAGGTGCGCAGCCTAGTGGAGGAGTTAAGGGATAGGAGCCTCCTCACGCTGCTCGCAGGCCCGATTATAGGGAGCGTGGAGAAGGCCGGCTATGAGCTCGGGTTGGATTTCAAGCTTGCAGCCCTGGGAGAGGAGTATTCAAGCATAGTATACGCAGCGGATCTCCTCGTGAGGACGCCCCTAATGTTCGGAGGGGTGGAGGCGGGCGATCGGGAGGAGATCCTAAGCTACGTGAAGCATAGGGTGCCAGCCTTCATGATAGTCCTTAAGGAGCTGAGCGAGGTTACCGCATCCATCATGGCGGGATTCGCAGGGCTAGGAGTACCCATCGTAACAGATGTGGAGGTGCCCCAAATCCCCCGTCTAATCCTTGAGGTCGAAGATTACAGGAAAGCTGTGGAGATGGGATGCGAGGTAAAAGGTATAAAGGTTAAGCGCATCGTTAAGCCGCCCATACCGGTGGATTACGGCCCCTCCTTCGAGGGCGAGAGGATAAGGAGGGAGAACATGTACGTTGAGTTCGGGGGAGGTAGGACCGAAGCTTTCGAGCTCGTGAGGATTAGAGGACCCAGCGAGGTCAGTGACGGCCGTATAGACCTGTTCGGACTCGATCTGGAGGGATTTAGTGAAGGCTCAGCTGCACCTCTAGGGATAATAGTGGATTTGGCTGGGAAAGATGTGGAGAAGGACCTAGAAGCGGTGCTGGAACGTAGGATCCATCAATTCTTGAACAGGTGTAAAGGGTTAATGCATATAGGGTCCAGGGACGAGATATGGATAAGAATCAGCAAAGAAGCTGTCGAGTCTGGGTTCAAAATCCGAAACATCGGGGACATCCTGTATGCCATGTACCACTCCACCTTTCCAAGGATAGTCGAGAAAGTGCAAGTCTCCATAATAACGGATCCAAGCCAGGTCTCCAAGATGCTTGGTGAAGCCAGGCTTCTCTACATGGAACGGGACAAGAAGGTCGAGGAATTAACCGAGGAGGAGGTCGACGCCTTCTACGGCTGCACCCTATGCCAATCCTTCGCCCCAACCCACGTATGCGTCATAACCCCTGAGAGGATATCTCTCTGCGGCGCCACGAGCTGGCTCGACGCTAAGATCTCATATAAACTGGATCCCTCGGGCCCCAACTTCATAGTCCATAAGGGTAGATGCCTGGATCCGATAAGGGGGGAGTGGACCGGGGTAAATGAAACGGTGCTAAGTAAATCCCATGGATCAACCAGGCAGGTTTACCTCCACAGCATGTTCGGCTACCCCCACACGTCCTGTGGATGCTTCGAAGCCATAGCCTTTTACATACCCGAAGTTGACGGCATAGGAGTGGTGCATAGAGGGTTTAAGGAGGCTACCGTGAACGGGATGACGTTCTCGACCATGGCGGGGTTCTGCGGCGGCGGCAAACAGGTGGAAGGCTTCTTAGGTATCGGAACCAACTATTTAAGGTCTAGGAAGTTCCTCACGGCGGACGGAGGATTCAAAAGGATAGTATGGATGACGGAGGAGCTAAAGGAGAAGGTTAGGGAGAGCATACCTAGAGGTCTCTACGCTAAGATCGCTACGGAGAGGGGTGCCTCCACCATAGAAGGGCTTAGGAAATTCTTGGAAGAAGCGGGGCATCCGGTGGTTCAACGATGGAGCAGGGGGAAGCCAGCCTCATCTAACAATTAA
- a CDS encoding ABC transporter ATP-binding protein produces the protein MQAQGTLNSGGEFSVKTLSLHKVYRVGRIVFPALRGVNLSVRSGELVSIMGPSGSGKSTLLNLIGALDRPSKGRVLIDGVDIFKLDDDRLAEFRNRKVGFVFQTFNLIPRVSVIRNVELPLIAGGIPPKLREARALKMLRLVGLEDKVNRRSMELSGGEQQRVAIARALVTNPSIILADEPTGNLDTRTGREIISSIKSINRAVGTSVIIVTHDPEVAKATERIIYLRDGRVEKEEMNVKKAP, from the coding sequence TTGCAGGCTCAGGGAACCCTAAATTCAGGCGGGGAATTTTCGGTTAAAACCCTGAGCCTCCATAAGGTCTATAGGGTGGGCCGCATAGTTTTTCCGGCCCTTAGAGGTGTGAACCTTTCCGTTAGGAGCGGGGAGTTGGTATCCATCATGGGTCCATCGGGGAGCGGCAAATCCACTCTACTCAACCTGATCGGGGCACTTGACAGGCCTAGTAAGGGCCGGGTCTTAATAGATGGGGTTGACATATTCAAATTGGACGATGATAGGTTGGCCGAGTTCAGGAATAGGAAGGTGGGCTTCGTTTTCCAAACCTTCAACCTAATCCCAAGGGTTTCGGTCATAAGGAACGTGGAACTCCCCCTAATAGCGGGGGGCATCCCCCCTAAGCTTCGTGAGGCCAGAGCCCTCAAGATGTTAAGGCTGGTGGGATTAGAGGATAAGGTTAATAGGAGATCTATGGAGCTTAGCGGCGGCGAACAGCAGAGGGTGGCCATAGCTAGGGCTCTGGTTACGAACCCTTCAATAATACTGGCGGATGAGCCCACTGGGAACCTCGATACGAGGACCGGAAGGGAGATAATATCCTCCATAAAATCCATAAATAGAGCCGTGGGCACAAGTGTGATAATAGTGACGCACGATCCAGAAGTGGCCAAGGCGACTGAACGTATAATATATCTTAGAGATGGGCGTGTGGAGAAGGAGGAGATGAATGTAAAGAAGGCCCCCTGA
- a CDS encoding RimK family alpha-L-glutamate ligase codes for MEIGLLTRNYSSWCSSRLISALSANGVKPFPFSFRELSVSLGADERFYVRGSDLAGRVSAILVRPIGRGSLEEIIFQLDALHALRDHGIPVVNDPDAIEVAADKYRILSKLRLKGLPVPESIVTEDPREASRYFSKLGGDVLIKPVFGSRGIGISRVKDRDVADRIFRTLRFYRHVLLLQKFIPHGTTDIRAFVVGGRVIAAMRRRGDTWRTNISQGARAEPLEISGEMEELALKAADALGCEIAGVDLLEGREGIKILEVNSQPGWRGLQSVAKVDIADEIAKYMIQKGKGAA; via the coding sequence TTGGAGATCGGTCTACTCACCAGGAATTATAGTTCCTGGTGTTCAAGTAGGCTGATCAGCGCCCTCTCAGCTAACGGGGTTAAACCTTTCCCATTCAGTTTCAGAGAACTCTCGGTTAGCCTCGGGGCGGATGAAAGATTCTACGTTAGAGGTTCAGACTTGGCGGGGAGGGTTTCTGCAATACTGGTGAGACCCATTGGTAGGGGATCCCTGGAGGAGATAATATTCCAACTCGACGCGTTACACGCCCTTAGGGATCATGGAATCCCCGTGGTGAATGACCCGGATGCTATAGAGGTAGCCGCGGATAAGTATAGGATACTCTCAAAGTTGAGGTTAAAGGGCTTACCGGTTCCTGAGAGCATCGTCACGGAGGATCCTAGGGAGGCTTCGAGATATTTTTCGAAGCTCGGCGGCGACGTTTTAATCAAGCCTGTATTCGGTTCAAGGGGAATCGGTATATCGAGGGTTAAGGACCGCGACGTAGCGGATAGGATATTTAGGACTTTACGCTTCTATAGGCACGTCCTATTATTGCAGAAGTTCATTCCCCACGGCACCACGGACATCAGGGCCTTCGTAGTCGGCGGGAGAGTTATAGCGGCCATGAGGAGGAGAGGTGATACTTGGAGAACCAATATAAGCCAAGGGGCTAGGGCTGAGCCCCTGGAGATCTCCGGTGAGATGGAGGAACTAGCCTTGAAGGCTGCCGATGCCCTGGGCTGCGAGATAGCCGGGGTCGATCTACTAGAAGGCAGGGAGGGAATCAAAATCTTGGAGGTCAACTCTCAACCGGGTTGGAGGGGGTTGCAGTCAGTCGCTAAGGTGGATATAGCCGATGAGATAGCTAAATATATGATACAGAAGGGAAAGGGCGCAGCCTAG